One stretch of Miscanthus floridulus cultivar M001 chromosome 18, ASM1932011v1, whole genome shotgun sequence DNA includes these proteins:
- the LOC136523948 gene encoding aspartyl protease family protein At5g10770-like, with translation MTLIIDTGSSLAWVQCNPCNSSQCYPQRLPLSEPRTSSSYSPVPCDSQDCRDLAAGIDGDGCTGYWDCAYQLHYGSGATPTAVYSSDALTLGPGAVVESFHFGCGHDQKGKFDMADGVLGLGRLLQSLAWQASAPHGGGVFSHCLPPTGSSTEFLYLGASNDTSRFVCTPLLTMDEQPWFYQLMLAGISVGGQPLDIPPAVFREGVITDSGTMISLLQETAYEALRTVFRSAMAEYPLAPPVGGLDTGGATVHLDASSGVLDGCLAFWSSTGDEYTGVIGSVSQRTIEVLYDMPGGKVGFRTAAC, from the exons ATGACCCTCATCATAGACACCGGCAGCTCACTGGCATGGGTGCAGTGCAATCCGTGCAACTCCAGCCAGTGTTATCCCCAGAGGCTCCCTCTGTCCGAACCCCGCACCTCTTCCTCCTACTCCCCTGTTCCCTGCGACTCACAGGACTGCAGGGACCTGGCCGCCGGTATCGACGGCGATGGCTGCACCGGCTACTGGGACTGCGCCTACCAGCTTCACTACGGGAGCGGCGCGACCCCGACCGCGGTGTACAGCAGCGACGCGTTGACGCTCGGTCCCGGAGCTGTCGTCGAGAGCTTTCACTTTGGCTGCGGCCACGACCAGAAGGGCAAGTTCGACATGGCCGACGGCGTGCTAGGCCTTGGCCGCCTGCTGCAGTCGCTCGCGTGGCAGGCGTCCGCGCCGCACGGCGGCGGCGTGTTCTCGCATTGCCTCCCGCCGACGGGCAGCTCTACGGAGTTCCTGTACCTCGGCGCGTCCAACGACACTTCGCGCTTCGTGTGCACTCCGCTGCTCACCATGGACGAGCAGCCGTGGTTCTACCAGCTGATGCTCGCTGGCATCAGCGTCGGAGGGCAGCCGCTTGACATCCCTCCGGCCGTGTTCCGGGAGGGCGTGATCACGGATTCGGGCACGATGATATCGCTGCTTCAGGAGACGGCCTACGAGGCGCTGCGAACTGTGTTCCGGAGCGCCATGGCGGAGTACCCGCTCGCGCCGCCAGTGGGAGGCCTCGACAC GGGCGGCGCCACCGTCCACCTCGACGCCTCTTCCGGGGTCCTGGATGGCTGCCTCGCGTTCTGGTCGTCTACAGGGGACGAATACACTGGTGTCATCGGAAGCGTTTCTCAGCGAACCATCGAGGTTCTATACGACATGCCAGGTGGAAAAGTTGGATTCCGGACGGCCGCTTGCTGA
- the LOC136523949 gene encoding F-box protein At5g07610-like, giving the protein MEAAPNNRNTLASLTEDVVLEILHRLPTRSLFCYKCVCHSWNGLISHNHKVLPQTVVGFIYDSERGEPNFTSIPSECPNLSFLPYPIDKVAVLDCCNGLVLCLCVEAARSRYVVYNPATKNLWVLPPSIHAIVQARLGFDPIASLHFHMIEFVEEEDAECLGVHIYSSQTAAWIYKESEWGQDIDDVIRSRLASVFLNGCLHIMAYSLILVVDMEGKTWRKNS; this is encoded by the coding sequence ATGGAGGCGGCCCCCAACAACAGGAATACACTGGCCAGCCTCACAGAGGATGTTGTTCTAgagatcctccaccgcctccctactcgctccttgttctgctacaAATGTGTCTGTCACTCTTGGAATGGCCTCATCTCCCACAACCACAAAGTGCTGCCCCAGACTGTGGTTGGCTTCATCTATGACAGCGAGAGAGGCGAGCCAAACTTCACCAGCATCCCCAGTGAATGCCCcaacttgtccttcttgccctaccCCATTGACAAAGTAGCTGTCTTAGATTGCTGCAATGGTCTTGTCCTATGCTTGTGCGTTGAAGCTGCTAGATCCCGCTATGTCGTCTACAATCCGGCAACCAAGAATTTGTGGGTACTACCGCCTAGCATCCATGCTATTGTTCAGGCTCGATTGGGATTCGATCCGATAGCCTCCCTGCACTTCCATATGATTGAatttgtggaggaggaggacgctgAGTGCCTAGGTGTGCAtatctactcatctcaaactgcagcatggatctataaggaatctgaatggggccaggacattgatgatgtgatacgTTCAAGATtagcaagtgtgtttcttaatggttgtctgcacattatggcaTACTCTCtgatacttgttgtggatatggagggaaagacatggaggaaaaatTCCTAG